Within the Arthrobacter caoxuetaonis genome, the region CGGCGGATTTCCGTGGAAATCGTTTCGAACCGGTCAAACCATCACTCCGAACCACACGAAAGCGTCCGGATTATTTTCCGGCTGATTTGTGTGGGTTTTGTTTCCGTTCCGACCATTTCCGGTCGGTGGCAACTCGCTCTACTTTACACACCCCGGGCAGTTCCCGCAACCTGGCAGGAATGTGTTTCCCTGCACGGCTCCGGTTGCCCTGATGCGCGCTCCCCCGGTCCCGGGTTCACCGTTCTTCCGTGGAAGCGATAATCCATTTTAGGGAGTGCAGCGCCCCTCGATGCAAGTTCTGCAGCGGTGCCGGTGCTCACATGCCTCCCGCTCAGCCGGCAACGCGCAGATACTCCAGCTGTGCGGCGACTGAAAGCTCTGCTGCGCCCCTCACCGCTGCGGGTACATCCGCATAGACAGCGTCGGTGACTTCCTGCACGGAGGCATCGGCGCCAAGGTCCTCGAGCGCAGCCCGGATCTGGGCCAGGCGTTCATCCCGGTGGTCCCGGTACGTCAGGACGACGGACTCCAGGTTTTCGAGGTCGGCTCCGTGCGCCGGCAGGACTGCAGCCGGGCCCAGCGTGCCCAGCTTCTCCAGGCTGGCCATAAAGTCCTGCAGGGTACCGTCCGGGTAATCCAGCACAGTGGTGCCGCGTCCCAGGATGGTGTCCCCTGTCAGGACGGAACCGTTGGTGCCGTCTTCCGGAAGGAAGAAGCACACCGAGTCGGAAGTGTGTCCGGGTGTAGCAAGGACCTGGATCCTGGTACCGCCGGCCTGAATTGCCTCACCGTCGCGCAGCGGCTCGCCGCCGAAGCAGAACGCAGGGTCTGCCGCCCGCACCGGTGCGCCGGTCAGTTCATGGAACCGCTGGGCACCTGCGGTGTGGTCGGGATGCCGGTGCGTAATCAGCACCAGCTCAACGTCTCCGGATGCGGCCAGAGCCGAGAGGTGCAACTCATCCGCGGGTCCCGGGTCAACAACCACAGTGGATCCGCCCTCGACCGCCGCGATGATGTAGCTCTTGGTGCCGTCCAGGCTCATGGGCCCGGGGTTGTCGGCCAGCCGGTACCGGGCAAGCGGTGTGCTGCGCACGATTTCGCCCGGCGCCGGCTGAGCCGAAGCCGCCATCCTAGGCAAGCCGGGTCAGCCAGCCGCGGGTGTCCTCCACGGCGCCGGTCTGGATACCCAGGAGTTCCTGGCGGATGCTCATGGTCACGTCGCCTGCAACGGCCTCCGGGGAGCCGATGGTCTCCGTCTCGGACTTCAGTTCGCCCACGGGCGTGATGACTGCGGCAGTACCGCAGGCAAAGACCTCAGTGATTTCGCCGGAGGCAACGCCGTCGCGCCATTCATCGAGAGTGATCTTGCGTTCTTCGACCTGCAGGCCCCGGTCACGGCCGAGCTGCAGGACCGAGTCCCGGGTCACCCCGTGGAGGATGGTGCCCGAGAGCGCCGGGGTAACCAGCCGGCCGTCCTTGAACACGAAGAACACGTTCATGCCGCCGAGCTCTTCAACTGCGTTGTCGTTGAATTCGTCCAGGAAGAGCACCTGCTTGCAGCCGTGGGCCTCGCCTTCCATCTGGGCGATCAGCGATGCCGCATAGTTGCCGCCGCACTTGGCTTCGCCGGTTCCGCCGCGGCCGGCGCGGGCGTACTTGGTGGAAAGCCAGATCGAGACGGGCTTCAGCTCGCCGCCGAAGTAGTTTCCGGCAGGCGAGGCGATGACCCGGTACGACACCTCGCGTGCGGGGCGGACGCCCAGGAAGGGTTCCGTGGCGATCATGAAGGGGCGCAGGTACAGCGACTCCCCGTCACCGGAGGGAACCCATTCCCGGTCAACTGCGGCCAGCTGGCTGATGGACTCCAGGAACAGTTCCTCCGGCAGTTCCGGAAGGGCAAGGCGCCGGGCCGAAGCGTTCAGGCGTGCAGCGTTGGCCTCGGGGCGGAACGTCCAGATGGAACCGTCAGCGTGGCGGTAGGCCTTCAGCCCTTCGAAGATTTCCTGGCCGTAGTGCAGGACGGCTGCGGCCGGGTCCATGACGATGGGGCCGTACGGCTCAATGCGCGCGTTCTCCCAGGCACCAACGCCGGTATCATCCGCCCGGTAGTCAATGACGGCGGTGTGGTCCGTGAAGTGGTTTCCGAATCCCGGATCCGCCAGGACCGCTGAGCGCTCCTCTTCGGACTTGGGCTGGGCGGATAGCTTCTGGGTGAACTCCAGAGCGCTGACAGACATTATTCCTCCACGGTGAACGGCCGTGCCGTTCGACGTTCCTATTGATCGGGTCACTGTTGAGCTTATGACACAGCTGCGGCGATCGCATCGCCGATTTCCGCGGTGGTGCGCGTATTTCCTGCCCGGGACGCGACGTCGGACTCTACCGCCTGCTCCACCCGCTCGGCTTCGGCGTCGAACCCGAGGTGGTGCAGCATCAGGGCTGCGGAAAGGATGGCAGCGGTCGGATCGGCCTTCTGCTGGCCAGCAATGTCCGGGGCGGAGCCGTGGACCGGTTCGAACATGGACGGGAAGGTCCCCTCCATATTGATGTTGCCGGAGGCAGCCAGGCCGATTCCGCCGGTGACGGCGGCGGCGAGGTCGGTGATGATGTCACCGAACAGGTTATCCGTGACGATCACGTCGAACCGGGACGGGTTGGTGGTCAGGAAGATGGTGGCGGCGTCGACGTGGAGGTAGTCGGTCTCGACGTCCGGGAAGTCCGCCGCAACGGACTCGAAGGTGCGCTTCCAGAGGCTGCCCGCGTAGACCAGGACATTGTGCTTGTGTACCAGGGTGAGCTTCTTCCGCGGGCGTTCGCTGGCGCGCCGGAACGCGTCGCGCACCACGCGCTCGACGCCGTGGGCGGTATTCAGGGATACCTCAGTGGCAATTTCGTGTTCGGTTCCGGTGCGCAGGGATCCGCCGTTGCCGACGTAGGGACCCTCGGTGCCTTCACGGACCACGATGAAATCGATATCGCCGGGGTTGGCGAGCGGGCTGGCAACCCCCGGGTACAGCTTGGACGGGCGCAGGTTCACGAAGTGGTCGAGGCTGAACCGCAGCTTCAGCAGCATCTCGCGCTCAATCAGGCCGGAGGGCATCTGCGTGTCTCCGGGGGCAGCGCCGACCGCTCCGAAGAGGATCGCGTCGTGGCCCTTGAGCGCCTCGAGAGTTTCATCGGGAAGGGTTTCGCCCGTCCGGAGCCAGTGTTCGGCGCCGAGCTGGTACTCCGTCAGCTCGAACCGGGCGGGTCCGTCCTGCGTCACTGCCTTGAGGACCTTGACGGCCTCGGCAGTAACCTCAGGACCAATCCCGTCACCGGGAATGACGGCCAGGGAAATAACCTTCGACGCTTCTTCGCTCATACGCCAATTCTAGGAACTGCGTCCATATAGCGGTCAAGGCGTATCACATAATGAGACGCACGACGGCGTGACACCGTCCGCGCCGTCCGTCCAGGTGCGGTGCGCAACAGGGCGAGGCGGATGGGCTCGCACCGTTCCTGGTCGCAGGGGGCGGCCCCCGACTTCAACCCACGGCATGAGGCCAAGGCGCACCGGCACCCCCTAAAGTTGTTGTTCATGCTCCTGCACCAACGAATCTATGCCTGGATGCAGGCCAACCCGTTCAAAGTGGATCTGGCCGGTGCAGTTCTGGCCACCTTGGTTTTCGCCTTTCCGTTCCTGCTCGGCGGCTCCGGCTCGCTGGTCGAGTTTGCCCTCTCCGCAGCCATCACCATGCCTCTCGCCTGGCGGCGCACCCGCCCCGTGCCGGCAGCTGCCGTACAGGCCGCTGCGTGCCTGATCCAGCTCCCCGCGGTCCCGGTCACCGGGCTGTTTGCGGACATCTTCGTCCTGCCCATGGTGTACGCGCTGGCCGCCTACGCACCGCGCTGGGCCAGTCTGGCAGGCCTGCTGCTGGCCATGGTCGGCGGTGTGCTTTTTGTCCTCCAGTACTTCTTCCTGCCCTCGCTGCAGGGCGGCGCCCTGACCATGCAGCTGGGCGGGACAGCCATAGCGGTCTATCTGGTTGGCATCGTCTCCATCGAAGCGATCGTGCTGGTCTGCTGGACGCTGGGCGACCTGGCGCGCACCCGCCGCCTGGCCATGGAGTCCCTTCGCGACCGGGCCCGGCGCCTGGAAGTAGAGCGGCAGCAGGAACGGGACCTGGCAGCAGCGGACGAGCGCACACACATCGCCCGGGAAATGCACGACATCGTGGCGCACTCCCTCTCGGTGATCATCACGCAGGCCGACGGCGCCAGGTATGCGAGCGCAGCGAACCCGGACATCGCGGTCTCGACGCTGGGCACCATCGCCGAGACCGGGCGCGGTTCGCTCCGGGAGATGCGGCGCCTGCTGGGGGTCCTGCGGGGGGATGAGCATTCCTCCACCCGCCCGCTGCCTACCCTCGCGGACGTCGGTGATCTGGTGGAAGGCGTCAAGCGCGCCGGACTGGACGTACAGGTCAGGACGGCCGGTTCCATGCGCCGGGCGCTGCCGGCAGGCGCTGAGCTGACGGCCTACCGCGTGATGCAGGAATCCCTGACCAACGTGCTCAAGCATGCCGGCCCCCAGGCCCGGGCATGGATGGATCTCGAATGGACGCCCCGCGGCCTGGCACTGACAGTCCAGGACGACGGCCGCGGTGCCGGAGCCGACCAGTCCCCCGCAGCCGCTTCCAGCCTCCCTGATGGATTGGCCTCGCAGACCGCCGGCCCCGGACAGGGCATCAACGGAATGCGCGAGCGCCTGGCCCTCTACGATGGAACGTTGGAGGCCTCCCCCGTACCCGGAGGCGGCTTCCGCGTCGCCGCATTCATTCCCTACACGGAGGCTTGATACATGAGCACCCCCTCCCCCGGAGACGGGGAAGCAGTTCCTATTCGGGTCGCCCTGGTCGATGACCAGCAGTTGGTCCGCGGCGGCTTCAAGATGCTGGTCAACTCCCAGCCGGACCTCACCGTGGTGGCAGAAGCCGGGGACGGCGCAGAAGCCGTCCGGATCCTGGGACAGGTGAGCGCCGACGTCGTCCTGATGGATGTGCGCATGCCCGGGTTGAACGGGATCGAGGCCACCGAACGCATCCTGGAACGAAGCGGCCGGGGCGACGGTGAAACTCCGGTCAAGGTCGTCGTCCTGACAACCTTCGACCTGGACGAGTACGCCCTCTCCGCTATCCGGGCCGGTGCCAGCGGCTTCCTGCTGAAGGATGCCCCGCCGGAGGAACTGCTGGAGGCTATCCGGACTGTTTACCGCGGAGATGCGGTGATAGCGCCGTCGACCACCCGCCGCCTGCTGGACCATGTGGCACCCATGCTGCGCGAACCCACTCCCGAGGTCAGCCGGCACGCGGCAAGCGTGGAAACGCTGACTCCCCGCGAGCGCGAGGTGTTCACGCTCATTGCCGGCGGACTGTCCAATCCGGAAATTGCCGCCAAGCTGTTCCTTTCCGAAGCGACGGTCAAGACGCACGTCGGACACATCCTGGCGAAACTGGGAGCCAGGGACCGCGTGCAGGCTGTTGTTATCGCCTACGAGACCGGTATCGTCGCCCCATAACCCAGGAGGTGGCCCGTGGCTTCGGTGGACGACGTCCGTTTCTTCTGTCTGTCCCTGCCGGGCGTCTCTGAACGCCGGAGCTGGAACCAGCCGGCGTGGTTCGCCCGCACGCTAATGGCCAGGATGTGGGAAGACGGCGTGCTCACCGTCAAGACCGGGGAACGTGAGGCCCTGGCTGCGATGAACCCGGAAACCTACTACTGGACCCCGCACCACAACCGGTCCCCGCAGCTGATCCTGGCCCGGCTGGCGCACGTGGACAGGGACGAACTCCAGGAACTGCTGCTTGAGTCCTACCGGCTGGCGGGTTCCCTTCCACCCACGGGATGAGACTGCGGCTGGAATAACCCGCCCGTTCTCCGATGCGGGTGCATGACCGCGGGCCGTAGCGTTGCAGGCATGACAACCCTTACTGAGCATTCCGCTGTTCCCGGCCCCGGCAGCTCCACGGCTGCCGCCGCCGCGCTGGCGCTGAACAAGACCTACGGAAAAGGCGACACCGCCGTCCACGCGCTGCGCAACGTCGATGTGAGCTTTCAAACCGGGACCTTCACCGCCATCATGGGCCCCTCCGGCTCCGGCAAGTCCACGCTGATGCATTGCCTGGCCGGCCTGGACTCAGCTGACTCAGGCCAGATCTGGATTGGCGGCACGGAGATCACGTCCCTCAAGGACGCGGAGGTCACCCGCCTGCGCCGCGAGAGCGTCGGCTTTGTCTTCCAGTCCTTCAACCTGGTTCCCACGCTCACTGCCGAGCAGAACATCACCCTTCCCGTCGCCCTGGCCAATGGAAAAACGGATGCCGCCTGGCTGCAGGAAATCACCCGTACGCTCGGTCTCGAGGGCCGCCTCGCGCACCGGCCGCATGAGCTCTCCGGCGGCCAGCAGCAGCGCGTGGCCGTGGCGCGGGCCCTGCTGACCCGCCCGCACGTGGTGTTCGCGGACGAGCCCACCGGCAACCTCGATTCCCGCTCGGGTGCTGAGGTGCTTTCCCTGCTGCGCCGTTCCTCCCGTGAAATGGGACAGAGCATCATCATGGTGACCCACGATCCCGTGGCCGCATCCTATGCAGACCGCGTGGTCCTGATGAACGACGGCGAGCTGGTAGGCGAACTCTCCCAGCCCACACCGGAGAGCGTACTGGCAGCCCTCACCAAGCTGGGGGCGTAAGCCATGCTGCAGGTAGCCCTGGCGCAGGTGCGCCTGAACGCGCGCCGGTTCATCGCCGTCGCCGTGGCCGTGACGATCGCCGTCGGCTTCCTCACCGCCACATTGATCATCAACTCCTCCTCGAAAGCGTCCCTGACCCAGAGCGTTGGGCAGTCCTTTCGGAACGCAGACCTGGTGGTCTCCGCGAATTGGGACGAGGTAGCCGAATCGTTCCCCGTCCTGGACGACAGGATCGCAGACCTGGCCCGCAATACGGACGGAGTTGCTGATGCCTACGCGGTCCGGGATGCTTCGGTAAGCGTCCGTGACGGGAACGGTACCTCCTATGCGCAGCTGTCGAACATCCCGGCTGACGCTTCCCTGCTCCCGGTCGGCGTCGTGCAGGGCAGCTTGCCGGCACAGGCCGGTGACGTGGCGGTTGACCAGCAGACCGCCGACCGCCGGGGTATCACCCTCGGCTCGGTGCTGCCGGTGGCCGCAACCATGGATCCCGCGGAAGATGCCCCCGAAGCGGAACTGACTGTGACAGCACTGGTTGAGTCCTCCGTGGACCCGTCAATGACGGGGGCGGCACAGCTGTACGCAGTCGACACAACGGTCCTCGAGTACGCTGACGCCGAGCGCGGCTACAGCAGGATCCTGCTTGCCCTCGGCGACGACGCCTCCGGCGCTTCCGTACAATCCTCCCTCTCCGACGCACTTGCCGGTGCGGGCATCAGCTCCGTTTCGGTGCGGACCGTTGAGGAAGAAACCACCGAGCTTATGGCCGGCCTCACCGACGGCCAGGACAGCCTGACCGTTATCCTGCTTGCCTTCGCAGCGGTCGCCCTGCTGGTCTGCGCCCTGGTCGTTTCAAACACTTTCTCGGTGCTGGTGGCCCAGCGCACCCGCGAGCTGGCCCTGCTGAGGTGCATCGGCGCCGGCCGGTCACAGATCCGCCGTTCCGTGCTCGTCGAAGCACTGCTGGTGGGGATCGTGTCCTCCGTCGCCGGTGTGCTGGCGGCGGTGGCCCTGGTGGGCGGAATCGTCGCTTACCTGCAGACCCTTCCGGAAAGCGGTTTCGCTACCCTCTCCGTTCCGCCGTCGGCGGTTGCCGCAGGCTTCGCTGCCGGCGTCATCCTCACTGTCCTTGCTGCACTGGTGCCTGCCCGCGCTGCTACCGCCGTCGCTCCGCTGGCCGCCCTGCGCCCGGCCGAGGACGTCCGCGCCGGTACCCGCAGGGGACGCGTCCGGCTGGTTTCCGGGCTGCTGCTGATTGTGTCCGGCGCTGCGCTGCTGGCCTTGGGCGCCACCGACGGGGACCTGATCATCGCGCTTCCGGGCGGAATCCTCAGCTTCGTCGGAATCCTGATGTGCTCCACGCTTTTCATCCCGCCGCTGGTCCGCGCTGTTGGTTTCCTGGCCTCACCCTTGGGTGTTCCAGGCAAGCTGGCAGCCGTCAACGCAGTGCGGAACCCGCAGCGGACGTCCGCGACCGCCTCGGCCCTGCTGATCGGCGTCACGCTCGTAGTCATGATGATGACAGGTGCCGCCACCACCAGGAGTGCCTTCAACGACACACTCGCCGGCGAGTTCCCAGTGGACGTGACCGTCCGCGGAGCCATACCCGTTGAGTCGCCGTTCACCGGAAACGACGCGGCTGCCGCTGCCGCGGTGGAGAACGTGGAACAGGCAGCGTTCCTGCCGCTCGCCGGGCTGTTGGGCAGCGACGGGGAAGAAACCCCCGTCTATTCCCTTGATGCCGCTGACAGCTCCGTCCTGCTGGATGCCTCCATGGTCCCGGTGGACGGTGCCATCATGATGCCCCAGGGAACAGAGGCACAAACCGTCACAGTGCGGGGAGCCGCCGGGGACGTGGAATTGGACGTTGTGACTTCGTCGAGCCGTTCCTTCCCCGCCCTCGTCTCAGCCGAGACGGCCCGGGCGCTGGGCGGTGTGCCGGAGCAGCAGACACCGGAGCGCTTCCAGCCTCAGCCGCTGCTGTGGCTTGCCGTTGCCGATGGCCTGAACACCTCGCAGATCCTGGAACTCCAGTCGGCGCTTGCCGAGGCACTGAACATTGAGGAATACCAGATCATGGGTTCCGTCATCGAGCGGGCCGCCTACGAGCAGGTGATCGATGTCCTCCTCATGGTGGTCACGGGACTGCTGGGAGTCGCCGTCGTTATTGCCCTGGTGGGCGTGGCCAACACCCTTTCCCTCTCTGTGCTGGAGCGCACCCGGGAATCCTCCCTGCTGCGGGCCCTGGGACTGACTAAACGCCAGCTGCGCGGGATGCTGGCGCTGGAAGCCGTGCTGATCGCGGGTGTCGCCGCGTTGTTCGGGATCGGACTCGGCGCGGTGTACGGATGGCTGGGTGCCCAGTCCGCGCTTGGTGCCTTCGCCGATGTGGCTCCGGTCCTGCCCTGGGCACAGCTGGGCGGTGTGCTGGCGGTGGCCCTGGTGGCCGGACTGGGGGCCTCGCTGCTTCCGGCTCGCCGGGCAGCGCGCCTGTCCCCCGTGGCCGGACTGGCAGCAGACTAGCCGCATCTGCGGCAAGCGCGGGGCGGTGTCCATTGGACGCCGCCTCGCGTTTTGTCCGTTGGATCTGCAAAGATACAAAGCACACTGACAATCCCGGCGCCACGCCGGCGTACCGGAAGCAGAGAAGGAGCCGCAATGCCGCAGACAGCGACCGGGAGGACACCCCGTCACGAGTCACTGGCCGCCTACCTGGATGACCACCTTCTCGCCGCCGAAACCGGGGTCAGGCTTTTCAAGGCAGCCCGGAAGACGTGGGAGGGCACGGAGCACGAGTCGGTCTTTGCGCAGCTTGTCGAGCAGATCTCCGATGAGCGGGACGAGCTGGAAACGCTCATCCTGGCCCTTGGCTATCAGCGCAGCCAGATCAAGAAGGCCCTGGCATGGGTCGGGGCTGCCGTCGGCCGGACGGGCCCGATCAATCCGCTCAGCACAGGCAGGGGTCCCACCGGACAGCTGGAGCTGGAAACCCTGCAGGCGATCGTGCGTGCCAAGGAATGCCTGTACCGGACGCTGCTGGTGCTTTCGGCCCATGACCACCGGTTCCATGCCCCGCGGATCCGCGAGATGCTCGAGCTTGCCCAGCAGCAGCAGGATGCCGTGGCCAGGGTCATGGAGGAAACCGTTCCCGCCCGTTTCCTCACCTAGGCCCCCCGCCCAAAAAAACCATCGAGAGGCCAGTTACGGCCCGTTTGGACGTCCAAACGGGCCGTAACTGGCCTCTCGACGGTGCTGAAGGGGGTCGGCGGTGTTACTCCGCGGGTTCCTCGAACTTGGGGAAGATCGGTGCCGGCGCCGGAAGGGGCGTCCCGGCCACCAGCGGCGTGCCCAGGGCAGCGAACATGCGGGCGTCGCCCTCAGGCTGGCCCAGGACGTCGAGCAGCTTGCCGGCACTGCCCGGCATCACCGGCTGGATGAGGATGGCAACGATCCGCAGCACTTCAAGGGTCACGTAAAGCACGGTGTTCATGCGTTCGACGTCGGTCTTCCGCAGCACCCACGGCGCCTGCTCCGCGAAGTAGGCGTTGGTGTCGCCCAGAACCTTCCAAGTCGCCTCAAGGGCGCCGTGGAAGTCCTGTACGTCGTAGGCTTTACGGGAAGTTTCCAGCAGGCCGCGGGCAGCGGAGAGCAGCGCCTCGTCCTCGTCGGTGAAGTCCCCCGGCTGCGGGACAGCCGCGCCGCAGTTCTTGGCCACCATGGACAGCGACCGCTGGGCCAGGTTGCCCAGGTTGTTCGCAAGGTCGGAGTTCATCCGGCCCACCACGGCGTCGTGGCTGTAGGAGCCGTCGCCGCCGAAGGGCACCTCGCGCAGCAGGAAGAACCGCACGGAATCGAGTCCGTACTGGTCCGCCCATTCCTTGGGCGCCACCACGTTGCCCAGCGACTTGGACATCTTCACGCCCTTGTTGTGCAGGAAGCCGTGGATCATGACCCGCTTGGGCAGTTCAAGCCCTGCGGACATCAGGAAGGCCGGCCAGAAGATGGCGTGGAAGCGGGAGATGTCCTTGCCGATCACGTGGACGTCTGCCGGCCAGTACCTCTTGAAGGTTTCGCTCTCGGTATCGGGGAAGCCGACGCCGGTGAGGTAGTTGGTCAGGGCGTCCACCCACACATACATCACGTGGTCCGGGTTCCCCGGCACGGGAACGCCCCAGTCAAAGGTGGTGCGGGAGATCGAAAGGTCCTCCAGGCCTCCCTTCACGAAGCTAATCACTTCGTTGAAGCGGGAGCGCGGGGCGGCGAACTCCGGCTGGGATTCGTACAGGGCCAGGAGCTTGTCCTGGTAGTTGGAGAGGCGGAAGAAGTAGCTTTCCTCCTCCGTCCAGGTCACTTCGGTGTCCGTCTCCTTGGAGTAGCGGATCCCGTCTTCGCGGACTTCGGTTTCGTCTTCGCTGTAGTACGCCTCGTCGCGTACGGAGTACCAGCCGGAGTACTTGGAGAGGTAGATGTCCCCGTTCTCCTCCATCCGCTTCCAGATCGCCTGCGCAGCGGCGTAGTGATCGGCGTCGGTGGTGCGGATGAACCGGTCGTAGGAGGTCCCCATGTCCGCTTCCATCTGCTTGAAGGCGGCCGAGTTGCGGTCCGCGAGTTCCTTCGCGGTAATGCCTTCCTTATCCGCGGACTGCTGCATCTTCAGGCCATGCTCGTCTGTGCCCGTCATAAAGAACACGTCGAAGCCGTCGAGCCGCTTGAAGCGGGCCATGGCGTCGGTAGCGATGTGCTCGTAGGCGTGCCCGATGTGGGGTTCGCCGTTGGGGTAGGAGATAGCGGTGGTGATGTAGAACGGGGTCTTGGAATCGGAAGAAGTCACATAAGAAAATTACCCTGTTTCCGCAGTCCTTGTCGCTTTGTGCCCTCCGGGCCCAGGAGGCCCGGAGGCACAGGACTGTCCCGGTCAGTCGGTTCCGCCGTCCAGTACCGCACTAAGCACCGGACCGGTGGTAGCAAGTCCTGCCCGCACCAGCCCGATTCCGGCCGCAACGGACCCGGCCAGGAATGCCATGGAGACCGGAGCGAACAGCAGGGCCGCCCCCGTCAGGGGGAACAGCAGCGCCGCCGATACCGCAGCGGACCCGACGCTGACCAGGAGCACCGGCTGCATAACGGCTCCGATCCGCGCGGAGTCAATCACGTCCCTGGGCATGCCCATCCGGTCCAGGCTGCGGTACAGCTCTGCACGGTCCAGGACCGTTGCGGCCTGGTTGATGCCGGCCGAGCAGGCCACCATCAGGAATCCGGCGATGACGGTGATGAAGACACCTGTCATCACGTCCTGGAGCAGGAAGTCTTCCGGGCCCTCGGCCTGCGCGGTCTGCAGGAGGGCAGCGCCGGCTCCGACAATGACCGCTGTGAAGCAGACCATGGAGAGTGCACTGACCTGCCGCCAGGCGGCTTTGGGTGCGTCCAGCACAATGCGGGCGGCAAGCAGTGCCTGCGGTGTTTTGGCCCGCCGCAGCCGCCACTTGGCGGAACTGGCTACCAGCCAGGGACCGACCAGGTTCAGGACGGACATCCCGGCGGCGAACACACCGAAGATGATCACGATGCCTATGACGGGTCCGGCGCCGGGGATTATCAGGGCCAGGATGCAGACGCCGACGACCGCGGCTGCAATGCCTGCGCGTGACCAGTGGACCTTCTGTGCAGCGGAGCGGGTGCGAACTCCCAGTGGAGAAATCACTACCCGGCGCAGGCTGATAACGGAACTGACGACGGCGAGGATCACCACCGCTGCCACGGCCAGG harbors:
- a CDS encoding 3-isopropylmalate dehydrogenase, which produces MSEEASKVISLAVIPGDGIGPEVTAEAVKVLKAVTQDGPARFELTEYQLGAEHWLRTGETLPDETLEALKGHDAILFGAVGAAPGDTQMPSGLIEREMLLKLRFSLDHFVNLRPSKLYPGVASPLANPGDIDFIVVREGTEGPYVGNGGSLRTGTEHEIATEVSLNTAHGVERVVRDAFRRASERPRKKLTLVHKHNVLVYAGSLWKRTFESVAADFPDVETDYLHVDAATIFLTTNPSRFDVIVTDNLFGDIITDLAAAVTGGIGLAASGNINMEGTFPSMFEPVHGSAPDIAGQQKADPTAAILSAALMLHHLGFDAEAERVEQAVESDVASRAGNTRTTAEIGDAIAAAVS
- a CDS encoding MBL fold metallo-hydrolase, with the translated sequence MAASAQPAPGEIVRSTPLARYRLADNPGPMSLDGTKSYIIAAVEGGSTVVVDPGPADELHLSALAASGDVELVLITHRHPDHTAGAQRFHELTGAPVRAADPAFCFGGEPLRDGEAIQAGGTRIQVLATPGHTSDSVCFFLPEDGTNGSVLTGDTILGRGTTVLDYPDGTLQDFMASLEKLGTLGPAAVLPAHGADLENLESVVLTYRDHRDERLAQIRAALEDLGADASVQEVTDAVYADVPAAVRGAAELSVAAQLEYLRVAG
- a CDS encoding MmcQ/YjbR family DNA-binding protein, with amino-acid sequence MASVDDVRFFCLSLPGVSERRSWNQPAWFARTLMARMWEDGVLTVKTGEREALAAMNPETYYWTPHHNRSPQLILARLAHVDRDELQELLLESYRLAGSLPPTG
- a CDS encoding response regulator yields the protein MSTPSPGDGEAVPIRVALVDDQQLVRGGFKMLVNSQPDLTVVAEAGDGAEAVRILGQVSADVVLMDVRMPGLNGIEATERILERSGRGDGETPVKVVVLTTFDLDEYALSAIRAGASGFLLKDAPPEELLEAIRTVYRGDAVIAPSTTRRLLDHVAPMLREPTPEVSRHAASVETLTPREREVFTLIAGGLSNPEIAAKLFLSEATVKTHVGHILAKLGARDRVQAVVIAYETGIVAP
- a CDS encoding sensor histidine kinase — protein: MLLHQRIYAWMQANPFKVDLAGAVLATLVFAFPFLLGGSGSLVEFALSAAITMPLAWRRTRPVPAAAVQAAACLIQLPAVPVTGLFADIFVLPMVYALAAYAPRWASLAGLLLAMVGGVLFVLQYFFLPSLQGGALTMQLGGTAIAVYLVGIVSIEAIVLVCWTLGDLARTRRLAMESLRDRARRLEVERQQERDLAAADERTHIAREMHDIVAHSLSVIITQADGARYASAANPDIAVSTLGTIAETGRGSLREMRRLLGVLRGDEHSSTRPLPTLADVGDLVEGVKRAGLDVQVRTAGSMRRALPAGAELTAYRVMQESLTNVLKHAGPQARAWMDLEWTPRGLALTVQDDGRGAGADQSPAAASSLPDGLASQTAGPGQGINGMRERLALYDGTLEASPVPGGGFRVAAFIPYTEA
- a CDS encoding branched-chain amino acid aminotransferase yields the protein MSVSALEFTQKLSAQPKSEEERSAVLADPGFGNHFTDHTAVIDYRADDTGVGAWENARIEPYGPIVMDPAAAVLHYGQEIFEGLKAYRHADGSIWTFRPEANAARLNASARRLALPELPEELFLESISQLAAVDREWVPSGDGESLYLRPFMIATEPFLGVRPAREVSYRVIASPAGNYFGGELKPVSIWLSTKYARAGRGGTGEAKCGGNYAASLIAQMEGEAHGCKQVLFLDEFNDNAVEELGGMNVFFVFKDGRLVTPALSGTILHGVTRDSVLQLGRDRGLQVEERKITLDEWRDGVASGEITEVFACGTAAVITPVGELKSETETIGSPEAVAGDVTMSIRQELLGIQTGAVEDTRGWLTRLA
- a CDS encoding ABC transporter permease, yielding MLQVALAQVRLNARRFIAVAVAVTIAVGFLTATLIINSSSKASLTQSVGQSFRNADLVVSANWDEVAESFPVLDDRIADLARNTDGVADAYAVRDASVSVRDGNGTSYAQLSNIPADASLLPVGVVQGSLPAQAGDVAVDQQTADRRGITLGSVLPVAATMDPAEDAPEAELTVTALVESSVDPSMTGAAQLYAVDTTVLEYADAERGYSRILLALGDDASGASVQSSLSDALAGAGISSVSVRTVEEETTELMAGLTDGQDSLTVILLAFAAVALLVCALVVSNTFSVLVAQRTRELALLRCIGAGRSQIRRSVLVEALLVGIVSSVAGVLAAVALVGGIVAYLQTLPESGFATLSVPPSAVAAGFAAGVILTVLAALVPARAATAVAPLAALRPAEDVRAGTRRGRVRLVSGLLLIVSGAALLALGATDGDLIIALPGGILSFVGILMCSTLFIPPLVRAVGFLASPLGVPGKLAAVNAVRNPQRTSATASALLIGVTLVVMMMTGAATTRSAFNDTLAGEFPVDVTVRGAIPVESPFTGNDAAAAAAVENVEQAAFLPLAGLLGSDGEETPVYSLDAADSSVLLDASMVPVDGAIMMPQGTEAQTVTVRGAAGDVELDVVTSSSRSFPALVSAETARALGGVPEQQTPERFQPQPLLWLAVADGLNTSQILELQSALAEALNIEEYQIMGSVIERAAYEQVIDVLLMVVTGLLGVAVVIALVGVANTLSLSVLERTRESSLLRALGLTKRQLRGMLALEAVLIAGVAALFGIGLGAVYGWLGAQSALGAFADVAPVLPWAQLGGVLAVALVAGLGASLLPARRAARLSPVAGLAAD
- a CDS encoding ABC transporter ATP-binding protein yields the protein MTTLTEHSAVPGPGSSTAAAAALALNKTYGKGDTAVHALRNVDVSFQTGTFTAIMGPSGSGKSTLMHCLAGLDSADSGQIWIGGTEITSLKDAEVTRLRRESVGFVFQSFNLVPTLTAEQNITLPVALANGKTDAAWLQEITRTLGLEGRLAHRPHELSGGQQQRVAVARALLTRPHVVFADEPTGNLDSRSGAEVLSLLRRSSREMGQSIIMVTHDPVAASYADRVVLMNDGELVGELSQPTPESVLAALTKLGA